The proteins below come from a single Terriglobia bacterium genomic window:
- a CDS encoding pyridoxal phosphate-dependent aminotransferase — MPVSSKIARQMEESSWIRKMFEEGLRLRKQFGADSVFDFTLGNPDLDPPEAFQRRLRHLVEHPAKHMHGYMPNAGFPEAREAVARWVSEESGVDVPADHVILCVGAGGGLNVVLKTILDAGDEVVVFSPYFVEYLFYIDNHGGVPVVAETGETFDFDLESLDARIGPRTRAVIVNSPNNPTGVVYAEASLRRVADLLREKSARFGQPIYLISDDPYKKILFDGAVYPHVFPIYEHSIVVYSHSKDLGLAGERIGHIAVHPGADSAEKLLAGMVFAIRVLGFVNAPALMQLAVKDCLRDGIDPRVYERRRNVLYEALTGMGFDIVKPRGAFYMFPKSPVPDDREFVEECVKRNVLVVPGIGFGRAGYFRISLTVPDRTIENSLLAWREIARTYGGVRA; from the coding sequence ATGCCCGTTTCGTCCAAGATCGCGCGGCAGATGGAGGAGTCTTCCTGGATCCGGAAGATGTTCGAGGAAGGGCTCCGTCTGCGGAAGCAGTTCGGCGCCGACAGCGTGTTCGACTTCACCCTCGGCAATCCGGACCTCGACCCGCCGGAGGCCTTCCAGCGCCGACTCCGGCACCTCGTCGAGCACCCAGCGAAACACATGCACGGCTACATGCCGAATGCGGGCTTTCCGGAGGCCCGAGAGGCGGTGGCGCGCTGGGTGTCGGAGGAGTCCGGCGTCGACGTCCCGGCCGACCACGTGATCCTCTGCGTCGGAGCGGGCGGCGGTCTCAACGTGGTGCTCAAGACGATCCTCGACGCCGGCGACGAGGTCGTGGTCTTCTCGCCGTACTTCGTCGAATACCTGTTCTACATCGACAACCACGGCGGGGTTCCGGTGGTCGCCGAAACGGGGGAGACGTTCGACTTCGACCTCGAGAGTCTCGACGCGAGGATCGGTCCCAGGACCCGGGCCGTCATCGTCAATTCGCCCAACAACCCCACCGGCGTGGTGTACGCGGAGGCGTCGCTGCGCCGGGTCGCGGATCTCCTCCGGGAGAAGTCGGCGCGCTTCGGGCAGCCGATCTATCTGATCAGCGACGACCCTTACAAGAAGATCCTGTTCGACGGCGCGGTGTACCCGCACGTCTTCCCGATCTACGAGCACTCGATCGTGGTCTACTCGCACAGCAAGGACCTCGGGCTCGCGGGGGAGCGGATCGGTCACATCGCGGTCCACCCCGGCGCGGACTCCGCGGAGAAGCTCCTGGCGGGCATGGTCTTCGCGATCCGGGTCCTCGGGTTCGTGAACGCCCCGGCCCTGATGCAGCTGGCGGTCAAGGACTGCCTCAGGGACGGCATCGACCCTCGCGTGTACGAGCGGCGGCGGAACGTCCTGTACGAAGCGCTGACGGGGATGGGCTTCGACATCGTCAAGCCGCGGGGGGCGTTCTACATGTTCCCCAAGAGCCCCGTGCCCGACGACCGGGAGTTCGTCGAGGAATGCGTCAAGCGGAACGTGCTGGTGGTGCCGGGGATCGGCTTCGGTCGGGCGGGGTACTTCCGGATCTCGCTCACCGTTCCGGACCGGACCATCGAGAACTCGCTCCTCGCCTGGCGCGAGATCGCCCGGACCTACGGCGGCGTCCGAGCCTGA
- the fusA gene encoding elongation factor G: protein MKVFDTADLRNIALIGHGDSGKTTLASGMLFVAGAVSRFGHVEDGTTVTDFDDEEIERKISLQTALAHLEWRDKKVNLLDTPGYAAFVADAKSALSVADAALLLVEGVAGVQVITERTFKFAQEAGVPVVMVVNKLDRERASFERTLESIQGRFGRSAVPIQFPIGEELAFEGVVDLVSMKAWTFPKDDSGKGSSGDVPPPMVERAKELRSKLVEMVAESDDTLMETFFETGDLRDEQLRAGLRKAILERKIVPVTCASGLHAVGASCLLDLAVDLLPAPGERGDAVGTNPADGSEVRRPISSAGPVSAFVFKTIADPYAGRLSLFRVVTGVLKGDSSVVNVKEGAAERLGAVSILQGKQLVSVPELRAGDLGVVAKLKETRTGDTLADPAHPIQYPAVAFPAPSISFALEPKSKGDEEKISTALARLMEEDPVLRVGRDPRTHETLVSGSGQVHVEVAVAKMKKKFGVEALLKQPKVPYLETIKRKVGPVQGRHKKQTGGRGQFGDCWIEMEPLPRGTGFEFVDKIFGGSIPQNFRPAVEKGVVDAASRGWLAGCQVVDFRVTLTDGSYHTVDSSEIAFKIAGSLAFKAAMEEARPTILEPIYSVEIVAPEEYMGDIMGDLSSRRGKPQGMDAEGHDQVIRAQVPLSEILTYASTLKSITSDRGTYAMEFDHYEEAPAHVQEKIIAEAAKAKQEEAEK, encoded by the coding sequence ATGAAGGTTTTCGACACCGCGGACCTTCGCAACATCGCGTTGATCGGCCACGGCGATTCGGGCAAGACCACCCTCGCGTCGGGGATGCTCTTTGTCGCGGGCGCCGTGAGCCGGTTCGGGCACGTCGAAGACGGCACGACGGTCACGGACTTCGACGACGAGGAGATCGAGAGGAAGATCTCGCTCCAGACCGCCCTCGCGCACCTCGAATGGCGCGACAAGAAGGTGAACCTCCTCGACACGCCGGGGTACGCAGCGTTCGTGGCGGACGCCAAGTCCGCGCTGTCCGTCGCCGACGCCGCGCTCCTCCTCGTCGAGGGCGTTGCGGGGGTCCAGGTGATCACCGAGCGCACGTTCAAGTTCGCCCAGGAGGCGGGCGTGCCGGTGGTGATGGTGGTGAACAAGCTCGACCGCGAGCGCGCCTCTTTCGAGAGGACCCTCGAGTCCATCCAAGGGCGATTCGGCCGGTCCGCGGTACCGATCCAGTTCCCCATCGGCGAGGAGCTGGCCTTCGAGGGGGTCGTGGACCTGGTGTCGATGAAGGCCTGGACGTTCCCGAAGGACGACTCGGGCAAGGGATCCTCCGGGGACGTGCCTCCCCCGATGGTGGAGCGAGCGAAGGAGCTGAGATCGAAGCTGGTGGAGATGGTCGCGGAGAGCGACGACACGCTCATGGAGACCTTCTTCGAGACGGGAGATCTGAGGGACGAGCAACTTCGCGCGGGGCTCCGCAAGGCGATCCTCGAGCGGAAGATTGTCCCGGTGACCTGCGCGAGCGGGCTCCATGCCGTCGGCGCGTCGTGCCTTCTCGACCTCGCGGTGGACCTCCTTCCCGCGCCGGGGGAGCGAGGCGACGCGGTCGGGACGAATCCTGCGGACGGCTCGGAGGTGCGGCGGCCCATCTCCTCCGCGGGGCCGGTCTCCGCGTTCGTGTTCAAGACCATCGCCGACCCGTACGCCGGTCGGCTCTCACTGTTCCGCGTGGTAACGGGGGTCCTGAAGGGCGACTCGTCGGTCGTGAACGTCAAGGAGGGCGCCGCCGAGCGCCTCGGCGCGGTCTCGATCCTCCAGGGGAAGCAGCTCGTGTCGGTCCCCGAGCTCAGGGCGGGAGATCTCGGCGTCGTCGCGAAGCTCAAGGAGACGCGCACGGGCGACACGCTCGCCGATCCCGCACACCCCATCCAGTACCCGGCGGTGGCGTTCCCCGCTCCGTCGATCTCGTTCGCCCTCGAGCCGAAGTCCAAGGGGGACGAAGAGAAGATCTCCACGGCCCTCGCGCGGCTCATGGAGGAGGACCCGGTCCTGAGGGTGGGCCGGGACCCGCGCACCCACGAGACCCTCGTCTCCGGGAGCGGGCAGGTCCACGTCGAGGTCGCCGTCGCCAAGATGAAGAAGAAGTTCGGCGTCGAGGCGCTCCTGAAGCAGCCGAAGGTCCCGTACCTCGAGACCATCAAGAGGAAGGTCGGGCCGGTGCAGGGGCGGCACAAGAAGCAGACCGGGGGCCGCGGGCAGTTCGGCGACTGCTGGATCGAGATGGAGCCGCTCCCTCGGGGTACCGGCTTCGAGTTCGTGGACAAGATCTTCGGCGGGTCGATTCCGCAGAACTTCCGGCCGGCGGTCGAGAAGGGGGTCGTGGACGCCGCGTCGCGGGGTTGGCTGGCCGGCTGCCAGGTGGTGGACTTCCGGGTGACCTTGACGGACGGGTCGTACCACACGGTGGACTCTTCCGAGATCGCGTTCAAGATCGCGGGATCCCTCGCGTTCAAGGCGGCGATGGAGGAGGCTCGGCCGACCATCCTCGAGCCGATCTACTCGGTGGAGATCGTGGCCCCCGAGGAGTACATGGGCGACATCATGGGCGACCTGTCGTCCCGGCGCGGGAAGCCGCAGGGGATGGACGCCGAGGGCCACGACCAGGTGATCCGCGCCCAGGTCCCGCTCTCCGAGATCCTGACGTACGCCTCCACGCTGAAGTCCATCACGTCGGACCGGGGGACCTACGCCATGGAGTTCGACCACTACGAGGAGGCTCCCGCGCACGTCCAGGAGAAGATCATCGCCGAAGCGGCGAAGGCGAAGCAGGAAGAAGCGGAGAAGTGA
- the asnS gene encoding asparagine--tRNA ligase, whose protein sequence is MVRDFVYVEELEAHVGERVILKGWLYHKRSSGKLKFLVLRDGTGFLQCVAFARDVPPELFERCDRLPLESSIRVTGTVRRDERAPGGFELGLEELEAIHEAADYPIQPKEHGVEFLFDHRHLYLRSRTPMAVLKVRSEVVQACRDFFYERRFVLIDSPILTPAACEGTTTLFETDYFGRSAYLTQSGQLYVEPACMAFGRVYCFGPTFRAEKSKTRRHLTEFWMIEPEVAFMDLDGLLELAEEFVSYLVGRALERCREELLFLERDTSPLKRVAPPFPRITYDEASALLARPEARARMAEASAPAFAHGSDFGALDETIVTEAFDRPVMVTHWPTAIKAFYMQPDAADPTKALCVDVLAPEGYGEIIGGSQRIHDHDLLLSRIREHGLPVEAFQWYLDIRKYGTVPHSGFGMGIERFVSWICGIPHLREAIPYPRQIHRLYP, encoded by the coding sequence GTGGTGCGGGATTTCGTCTACGTCGAGGAACTCGAGGCCCACGTCGGCGAGCGGGTCATCCTTAAGGGCTGGCTCTACCACAAGCGATCCTCGGGGAAGCTCAAGTTCCTGGTCCTGCGCGATGGCACCGGTTTCCTCCAGTGCGTCGCGTTCGCGCGGGACGTTCCGCCCGAGCTGTTCGAGCGTTGCGATCGCCTGCCTCTCGAGTCCTCCATCCGCGTGACCGGAACGGTGCGCCGGGACGAGCGGGCGCCGGGGGGATTCGAGCTGGGGCTCGAGGAGCTCGAGGCGATCCACGAGGCCGCGGACTACCCGATCCAGCCCAAGGAGCACGGCGTCGAGTTCCTCTTCGACCACCGCCACCTCTACCTGAGGTCGCGAACGCCCATGGCGGTCCTCAAGGTCCGGAGCGAGGTGGTCCAGGCCTGCCGGGACTTCTTCTACGAGCGGCGGTTCGTCCTGATCGACTCCCCCATCCTGACCCCCGCCGCCTGCGAGGGGACCACCACGCTGTTCGAGACGGACTACTTCGGGCGGAGCGCCTACCTCACGCAGTCCGGCCAGCTCTACGTCGAGCCGGCCTGCATGGCGTTCGGGCGGGTCTACTGCTTCGGCCCCACGTTCCGCGCGGAAAAGTCCAAGACGCGCCGGCATCTGACCGAGTTCTGGATGATCGAGCCCGAGGTGGCGTTCATGGACCTCGACGGCCTCCTCGAGCTGGCCGAGGAGTTCGTCTCGTACCTCGTGGGACGCGCCCTCGAACGGTGCCGCGAGGAGCTCCTGTTCCTCGAGCGGGACACCTCGCCGCTTAAGAGGGTCGCCCCGCCCTTCCCCCGGATCACCTACGACGAGGCGTCGGCCCTTCTCGCGCGCCCCGAGGCGCGGGCGCGGATGGCGGAGGCGTCCGCACCGGCCTTCGCGCACGGCAGCGATTTCGGGGCCCTCGACGAGACCATCGTCACCGAGGCGTTCGACCGCCCCGTGATGGTCACCCACTGGCCGACCGCGATCAAGGCGTTCTACATGCAGCCGGACGCCGCCGATCCGACGAAGGCCCTCTGCGTCGACGTGCTGGCCCCCGAGGGGTACGGCGAGATCATCGGCGGCTCCCAGCGCATCCACGACCACGATCTACTCCTCTCGCGGATACGGGAGCACGGCCTGCCGGTCGAGGCGTTCCAGTGGTACCTCGACATCCGCAAGTACGGGACGGTCCCGCACTCCGGCTTCGGGATGGGGATCGAGCGGTTCGTCAGCTGGATCTGCGGGATCCCGCACCTCCGCGAGGCGATCCCCTACCCCCGCCAGATCCACCGGCTCTATCCGTGA
- the rimO gene encoding 30S ribosomal protein S12 methylthiotransferase RimO, with protein sequence MKASRSSGGAPVLVGIVSLGCAKNLVDTEVMLGHLERAGASFVQDPAEAEVLVVNTCGFIEAAREESIRAILEAAEHKVTGRLKRLVVAGCLVQRYPREMRESLPEVDDWIGLDELDQVVRAVASGRREALGAPAVAVPSAYLYDHATPRRLATPPWTAFVKIAEGCDHTCSFCAIPSFRGAFRSRPIDDIVLEAEALARSGVREIGLISQDTSDYGRDLGQRDGLPRLLERLDAVGELRWIRLHYLYPNSVTPLLVDAMARLEKVVEYVDLPLQHAHPAMLRRMRRGGSAEGHLALVERFRAAMPGAALRTTLIVGFPGETEEEFGALLAFVAEARFDHLGAFTYSHEDGTRAFALDDDVPPEAKEERRERLMVLQQGIAFRRNEGRIGSRVELLVEGVHPETEHLLVGRTRGQALDVDGQVLVNDGAAPAGTFATAEISDTAGYDLVARIVDAP encoded by the coding sequence GTGAAGGCGTCCCGGTCCTCCGGAGGGGCCCCGGTCCTCGTCGGGATCGTGAGCCTCGGCTGCGCCAAGAACCTGGTGGACACCGAGGTCATGCTCGGACACCTCGAGCGAGCGGGCGCCTCGTTCGTGCAGGACCCCGCCGAGGCGGAGGTCCTCGTGGTCAACACCTGCGGGTTCATCGAAGCCGCCCGCGAGGAGTCGATCCGGGCGATCCTCGAGGCGGCGGAGCACAAGGTCACGGGACGCCTGAAGCGCCTCGTCGTCGCGGGCTGCCTCGTCCAGCGCTACCCGAGGGAGATGCGGGAGAGCCTTCCCGAGGTGGACGACTGGATCGGGCTCGACGAGCTCGACCAGGTGGTCCGGGCCGTGGCGAGCGGGAGGCGAGAGGCCCTCGGCGCCCCGGCCGTCGCTGTGCCCTCCGCCTACCTCTACGATCACGCCACGCCGCGCCGTCTGGCCACGCCGCCCTGGACCGCGTTCGTGAAGATCGCCGAGGGATGCGACCACACGTGCTCGTTCTGCGCCATTCCCTCGTTCCGCGGCGCGTTCCGTTCGCGCCCGATCGACGACATCGTCCTCGAGGCGGAGGCGCTCGCCCGCTCCGGCGTTCGCGAGATCGGCCTGATCTCGCAGGACACCAGCGACTACGGCCGCGACCTCGGTCAGAGGGACGGCCTCCCCCGGCTGCTCGAGAGGCTCGACGCGGTTGGGGAGCTCCGTTGGATTCGCCTGCACTATCTCTATCCGAACAGCGTGACGCCGCTGCTCGTCGACGCCATGGCCCGGCTCGAGAAGGTCGTCGAGTACGTCGACCTCCCGCTGCAGCACGCGCATCCCGCGATGCTCCGCCGAATGCGCCGCGGCGGCAGCGCCGAAGGACACCTGGCGCTCGTCGAACGATTTCGCGCCGCCATGCCCGGCGCCGCTCTGAGAACCACCCTCATCGTCGGCTTTCCCGGCGAGACCGAGGAGGAGTTCGGGGCGCTGCTCGCCTTCGTCGCCGAAGCGCGATTCGACCATCTCGGGGCGTTCACGTACTCGCACGAGGACGGGACCCGGGCGTTCGCGCTCGATGACGACGTCCCTCCCGAGGCGAAAGAGGAGCGTCGCGAGCGGCTGATGGTGTTGCAGCAGGGGATCGCGTTCCGCCGCAACGAGGGGAGGATCGGCTCGCGGGTCGAGCTGCTCGTCGAAGGGGTCCACCCCGAGACGGAGCATCTCCTCGTGGGGCGGACCCGCGGCCAGGCGCTGGACGTCGACGGCCAGGTCCTGGTGAACGACGGGGCGGCGCCCGCGGGGACGTTCGCGACCGCGGAGATCTCCGATACCGCGGGGTACGATCTCGTCGCCAGGATCGTCGATGCTCCCTGA
- a CDS encoding phosphatidylglycerophosphatase A, which yields MLPDASEREGRVSTLRVRIATAFGIGRAPLFPGTWGSLPGVALAWGLSVAGGPWAVVAAIVVVTAVGTWAADGAARHFRHPDPSPVVVDEIAGQMLSLAFVPPTWQVLVAGFFFFRVFDILKPFPAGALERLPGGAGIMADDLAAAIYANLVLQAAIHFAPRAMGTA from the coding sequence ATGCTCCCTGACGCGAGCGAACGCGAGGGTCGGGTCTCCACGCTTCGCGTCCGGATCGCGACGGCCTTCGGCATCGGTCGGGCGCCGCTTTTCCCCGGGACCTGGGGATCGCTCCCGGGGGTCGCGCTCGCGTGGGGGCTAAGCGTCGCGGGCGGGCCCTGGGCGGTCGTTGCGGCGATCGTCGTCGTCACCGCGGTGGGAACCTGGGCCGCGGACGGCGCCGCCCGCCATTTCCGGCATCCCGACCCCTCCCCGGTGGTGGTGGACGAGATCGCCGGGCAGATGCTCTCGCTGGCCTTCGTCCCGCCGACCTGGCAGGTGCTGGTCGCCGGCTTCTTCTTCTTCCGAGTTTTCGATATCCTCAAGCCGTTCCCCGCGGGCGCCCTGGAGCGGCTCCCGGGAGGCGCGGGCATCATGGCGGACGACCTCGCCGCCGCGATCTACGCCAATCTCGTGCTCCAGGCGGCAATCCATTTCGCCCCGCGGGCGATGGGGACCGCATGA
- a CDS encoding bifunctional riboflavin kinase/FAD synthetase, whose product MTVWNGMDAFPRDAAPVVATIGNYDGVHLGHRAILESVVAAARRRGLPSLVVTFDPHPLAIVAPSRRPRLLQTRRQKLDSLDGCGIGGVLILRFDATFAAMTGEEFFRTFLRGRVTPAAIHVGASFRFGHDRAGDVDLLCRIGSEMGFEVVGVPQVAVSGEIVSSSAVRRIVEDGDVERAARMLGRPFALAGEVVAGDGRGRMLDFPTANLDVENEMVPHRGVYVTESSVLSSRNPSVTNVGVRPTFGGETLVVETHLIDFDEDLLGERMEVRFLARLRDEKRFSGGDELADQIARDRAAAVAYFQGRDTAWP is encoded by the coding sequence ATGACCGTCTGGAACGGCATGGACGCCTTCCCCCGCGACGCCGCGCCCGTCGTGGCGACCATCGGGAACTACGACGGCGTGCACCTCGGCCACCGCGCGATCCTCGAGAGCGTGGTCGCCGCGGCGAGGCGGCGCGGGCTCCCTTCGCTCGTGGTGACGTTCGACCCCCACCCCCTTGCGATCGTGGCCCCTTCCCGCCGGCCGCGGCTCCTCCAGACGCGCCGGCAGAAGCTCGACTCGCTGGACGGGTGCGGGATCGGCGGCGTGCTGATCCTGAGGTTCGACGCGACCTTCGCCGCGATGACCGGAGAGGAGTTCTTCCGGACGTTTCTGAGGGGCCGCGTGACCCCGGCGGCGATTCACGTGGGCGCGAGCTTCCGGTTCGGGCACGACCGCGCCGGGGACGTGGACCTCCTCTGCCGCATCGGCTCCGAGATGGGGTTCGAGGTGGTCGGCGTGCCGCAGGTCGCGGTGAGCGGCGAGATCGTCTCCTCCTCCGCGGTCCGTCGCATCGTCGAGGACGGGGACGTGGAGCGCGCCGCGCGGATGCTGGGCCGTCCGTTCGCGCTCGCCGGCGAGGTGGTGGCCGGGGACGGGCGCGGCCGGATGCTCGATTTCCCCACGGCGAACCTCGACGTCGAGAACGAGATGGTCCCCCACCGCGGCGTGTACGTCACCGAGTCGTCGGTCCTGTCGTCCAGGAACCCGTCGGTGACCAACGTGGGCGTGCGCCCGACGTTCGGCGGCGAGACGCTGGTGGTGGAGACGCACCTCATCGACTTCGACGAGGACCTCCTGGGCGAGCGGATGGAGGTCCGCTTCCTCGCCCGCCTGAGGGACGAGAAGCGCTTCTCGGGCGGCGACGAGCTGGCGGACCAGATCGCGAGGGATCGCGCCGCCGCGGTGGCGTACTTCCAGGGCCGCGACACCGCCTGGCCATGA
- the tmk gene encoding dTMP kinase, with protein MSGLFITFEGVEGSGKSTQLARIARRLAGAGRDVVATREPGGTALGRRLRGVLLERDGAPIGPRVELLLYVADRAQHVAEVIAPALRRGAVVLSDRFLDATIAYQGYGRGLGREAVLALHRESPLNLRPDRTVLLDLDPVSGLGRARSRNEADGTDLAEGRFESEEVAFHRAVRRGYLALASEEPGRIRLVDAVGPEDAVEERVRAALSDLLPSLRDPVP; from the coding sequence ATGAGCGGCCTCTTCATCACGTTCGAAGGGGTCGAAGGCTCGGGCAAGAGCACGCAGCTCGCGAGGATCGCGCGGCGGCTCGCGGGCGCCGGGAGGGACGTCGTCGCGACGCGCGAGCCGGGCGGGACCGCGCTCGGCCGGCGGCTTCGCGGCGTGCTGCTCGAGCGGGACGGGGCGCCGATCGGGCCCCGAGTCGAGCTCCTCCTCTACGTCGCCGACCGCGCTCAGCACGTGGCCGAGGTGATCGCGCCCGCCCTGCGCCGAGGAGCCGTCGTGCTCTCTGACCGGTTCCTCGACGCGACGATCGCCTATCAGGGATACGGGCGCGGGCTCGGCCGGGAGGCGGTGCTCGCGCTCCACCGGGAGAGCCCTCTTAACCTCCGTCCCGACCGAACGGTCCTCCTCGACCTCGACCCGGTCTCGGGCCTCGGCCGAGCGCGGTCCCGCAACGAGGCGGATGGGACCGACCTTGCGGAGGGGCGGTTCGAGAGCGAGGAGGTTGCGTTCCACCGGGCCGTCCGCCGAGGTTATCTCGCGCTCGCCTCGGAGGAGCCAGGGCGGATCCGCCTCGTCGACGCGGTCGGACCCGAGGACGCCGTCGAGGAGCGGGTCCGGGCGGCGCTCTCGGACCTCCTCCCCTCTCTGCGGGATCCCGTGCCGTGA
- the holB gene encoding DNA polymerase III subunit delta', whose amino-acid sequence MSFREILGQRAAIDLLRRVFASGRLPHALLFQGPAGVGKALAARALAAALQCREGGPDACGTCPPCVKLAQGNHPDFLWFTRLPKKEAASRGEEPGEAGADDTEDLRSDLKRDITIEQIRDLADHASYAPREGRRRVFAIDPADRMNLSAQNALLKTLEEPPGSSLLVLVTSRPQVLLPTVRSRCFVVRFAAMPTDALAAALESRGVPHAEALARAALSEGRPRIAAALDVEARRARREEILSAIETVAARGRGLAKLPALASKLAGRDEESLIEGLDLVEALLRDAERAALELPAGSLVHADLHERLSSLGRDIGPERAAEIIRFADRVRDDLRFSLNKTLVAEALLAAIAGAPVPY is encoded by the coding sequence GTGAGCTTTCGCGAGATCCTCGGACAGCGCGCGGCGATCGACTTGCTCCGCCGGGTCTTCGCGTCCGGACGCCTTCCCCACGCCCTGCTGTTCCAGGGGCCCGCCGGCGTGGGCAAGGCGCTCGCGGCCCGCGCCCTGGCGGCGGCGCTCCAGTGCCGCGAGGGCGGGCCCGACGCGTGCGGGACCTGTCCGCCCTGCGTCAAGCTCGCCCAGGGCAACCATCCCGACTTCCTGTGGTTCACGCGCCTCCCGAAGAAGGAGGCGGCGTCCCGGGGCGAGGAGCCCGGGGAGGCCGGCGCCGACGACACCGAAGACCTACGCTCCGACCTCAAGCGGGACATCACCATCGAGCAGATCCGCGATCTCGCGGACCACGCGTCGTACGCGCCTCGCGAGGGGAGGCGCCGCGTCTTCGCCATCGACCCCGCGGACCGGATGAACCTGAGCGCGCAGAACGCGCTGCTCAAGACCCTCGAGGAGCCGCCGGGAAGCTCGTTGCTCGTGCTCGTCACGTCGCGGCCGCAGGTGCTCCTTCCGACGGTGAGGTCGCGATGCTTCGTGGTCCGCTTCGCCGCGATGCCCACCGACGCCCTCGCCGCCGCCCTGGAGTCGCGCGGCGTCCCCCACGCCGAGGCCCTCGCCCGGGCCGCGCTCTCCGAGGGAAGGCCGCGGATCGCCGCGGCCCTCGACGTCGAAGCGCGCCGGGCGCGGCGGGAGGAGATCCTCTCCGCGATCGAGACCGTGGCCGCCCGCGGGAGGGGCCTCGCGAAGCTCCCCGCCCTGGCGTCGAAGCTCGCGGGCCGGGACGAGGAGTCGCTGATCGAAGGGCTGGACCTCGTCGAGGCGCTCCTTCGGGACGCGGAGCGCGCGGCGCTCGAGTTGCCGGCGGGCTCGCTCGTCCACGCCGACCTCCACGAGAGGTTGTCGTCGCTGGGCCGCGACATCGGTCCGGAGCGCGCGGCGGAGATCATTCGATTCGCGGACCGCGTGCGCGACGACCTGCGCTTCAGCCTGAACAAGACGCTGGTGGCCGAGGCCCTCCTTGCGGCCATCGCCGGGGCGCCGGTGCCGTATTAG
- the rlmD gene encoding 23S rRNA (uracil(1939)-C(5))-methyltransferase RlmD, which translates to MAGGRGIGRVVGRVWLVEGAVPGDLVEAVPVRSRDALVEARAVRVLEPAESRRTPPCPIQGACGGCPWMVLGEADQRSWKRRLVVDGVERVGRLVGVEVAETLPSDRDLGYRNKVEMTFGRVGPRRVLGFHPPRTVDRIVDVQSCLLQGSAGARVLTSARGFFLEGAGRHEAALDRSSEPTRLVIRESKATGDVLVALRGSPGPFPSAMPFASHLASRHPEVKGVVRLLARPGRRGGTSTVSLLGDPWIEETLGGTRFRLPAAAFFQVNPGAAESLVGLVLDATASFASPQVLDLYGGVGVFALALARRGARGTVVEADREAIECGRRAATEERLGPIEFVASDVASFLRSSHRGASPPLVVIADPPRTGFGRGVAEAIAGLGPSRIVLISCDPPTLGRDLRALADRGYVTRRVVPVDLFPQTAHVEAVAMVDRAGSSYD; encoded by the coding sequence GTGGCCGGGGGCCGAGGGATCGGCCGGGTCGTCGGTCGAGTCTGGCTGGTCGAAGGTGCCGTGCCCGGAGACCTGGTGGAAGCGGTTCCGGTCCGATCCCGGGATGCGCTGGTCGAGGCACGCGCCGTGCGCGTCCTGGAGCCGGCCGAATCCCGCCGCACGCCGCCATGCCCGATCCAGGGGGCGTGCGGCGGCTGCCCCTGGATGGTCCTCGGCGAGGCCGATCAGCGGTCTTGGAAGCGCCGCCTCGTGGTCGACGGCGTCGAGCGCGTCGGGCGACTCGTCGGGGTGGAGGTCGCCGAGACCCTTCCGTCGGACCGGGATCTGGGATACCGCAACAAGGTCGAAATGACCTTCGGCCGGGTCGGTCCGAGAAGGGTCCTGGGCTTCCATCCTCCCCGCACCGTGGATCGGATCGTCGACGTCCAGTCCTGCCTGCTGCAAGGGAGCGCGGGGGCGCGAGTTCTGACCTCGGCTCGCGGGTTCTTCCTGGAGGGGGCAGGGCGGCACGAGGCCGCCCTCGACCGCTCCTCCGAGCCGACGCGGCTCGTCATCCGGGAGTCGAAGGCGACCGGCGACGTCCTCGTCGCGCTCCGGGGCTCGCCTGGACCTTTCCCCTCGGCGATGCCGTTCGCGAGCCACCTCGCCTCGCGCCATCCCGAGGTGAAGGGGGTGGTCAGGCTCCTCGCCCGCCCCGGCAGGCGGGGCGGGACGAGTACCGTGTCGCTCCTGGGTGATCCCTGGATTGAGGAGACCCTGGGTGGAACGCGGTTCCGGCTACCCGCGGCGGCGTTCTTCCAGGTCAACCCGGGAGCCGCCGAATCGCTGGTAGGGCTCGTGCTCGACGCCACCGCGTCGTTCGCGTCGCCTCAGGTGCTCGACCTCTACGGGGGCGTTGGCGTCTTCGCGCTCGCACTGGCGCGGCGGGGCGCGCGCGGCACCGTGGTCGAGGCGGATCGCGAGGCGATCGAGTGCGGGCGGCGGGCAGCCACTGAAGAGCGTCTCGGTCCGATCGAGTTCGTCGCCTCCGACGTCGCCTCGTTCCTGCGATCGTCCCACCGAGGCGCGTCGCCACCCTTGGTCGTGATCGCGGACCCGCCGCGCACCGGGTTCGGGAGGGGAGTGGCCGAGGCGATCGCGGGCCTCGGACCGTCGAGGATCGTCCTGATCTCCTGCGACCCGCCCACGCTGGGGCGCGACCTGCGAGCCCTGGCCGACCGTGGCTACGTGACCCGGCGCGTCGTCCCCGTGGATCTGTTTCCCCAGACGGCGCACGTGGAAGCGGTGGCGATGGTGGATCGGGCGGGGTCGTCGTACGACTGA